In Drosophila simulans strain w501 chromosome 3R, Prin_Dsim_3.1, whole genome shotgun sequence, a single window of DNA contains:
- the LOC6730183 gene encoding uncharacterized protein LOC6730183: MCCWCARVYWTVLHNLLARMMDSLMEVRSPTFCSCCFGYQRQASQEGDVAERVSSTDDDPQQQPREDYVIVDDADVNYAEIEERHVEKEQYYFTVDRLTAERMLHGREDGSCLVRPFKAADQWIRYIVSIWAADQYYHLFIRQVDRRQRYAIGQKKSQERCFGSPSEIVEFYTEHPLLCTNKVRSQCVQLRPISYA, translated from the exons ATGTGCTGCTGGTGTGCACGTGTCTACTGGACGGTTTTGCACAATCTCCTGGCTCGCATGATGGACAGCCTGATGGAAGTCAGATCGCCCACCTTCTGTAGCTGCTGCTTCGGTTATCAGCGGCAGGCCAGTCAGGAAGGTGACGTCGCAGAACGGGTTTCCAGCACCGACGACGATCCACAACAGCAGCCCCGTGAAGATTACGTCATTGTGG ACGATGCCGATGTGAACTATGCGGAGATCGAGGAGCGGCATGTGGAAAAGGAGCAATACTACTTCACAGTGGATCGTCTTACGGCGGAGCGAATGCTCCATGGACGAGAGGACGGGTCCTGCCTGGTTCGACCTTTCAAGGCAGCCGACCAGTGGATCCGGTACATAGTGAGCATCTGGGCGGCGGATCAGTACTATCACCTGTTCATAAGGCAAGTGGATAGGAGACAGCGCTACGCTATAGGCCAGAAGAAGTCCCAGGAGCGCTGCTTCGGATCCCCTTCGGAAATTGTGGAGTTCTACACGGAGCATCCACTTCTCTGCACCAACAAAGTCCGGAGCCAGTGCGTCCAACTCCGTCCCATCAGTTACGCTTAG
- the LOC6730184 gene encoding uncharacterized protein LOC6730184, with translation MEPTPTPNMLKQILLKNHQDAILQLQGHSPSPPLSFCAASMADSRERIRGPSRDGREFLTSPRQVLRRLMLLSEGRQYREAAGVVGRLGPSVLRSVIAELPLDLLLEHLPHSAYLLESFFTRLTTLNTTPKPDVPSETVAWQLVRLFANPHESGLRQRCTRLLQALAQYEPGLRQTLRERRRSFDNAVQGLGVHGLTTDASGQLISLHVALKTELQRHVDTYKMAIHKLEELSMVTVNQDPAHSSHQRLLAINYGDIQQRLIDNKTLLTMLDKPALKQLQTLVENLSTRVENDKEVLTCVGQVRRLDSQALVEKRPAAGLLMNFSRGCEVVLNMMGPEGGPPGSSHSIGKNTSPGGASTSSCSDGYHSDDSGSDDGSEMVSLYRNLYVENRADALEALDSLPQIKHAHSLKGKILFSMIVLSFRLCHGMRERKVLEVRRVLNCPLDSSSETTLSLDRSVRQHLFETAESFPLGEIERSVFNQVLSTLHEYPCLESCPPLTHYVSACVRLAWRMINQKAPYYLDMDFNLGFLRPEKHERHPQADRRSDLIKAFLWPALMQNNQCAFKAVVAT, from the exons ATGGAACCTACGCCCACACCCAATATGCT CAAGCAGATCCTGCTGAAGAATCACCAGGACGCTATTCTGCAGCTCCAGGGCCATTCTCCGTCGCCTCCCCTGTCCTTTTGCGCCGCATCGATGGCGGACAGCAGGGAACGGATTCGTGGACCCTCCAGGGATGGTCGCGAGTTCCTGACCAGTCCGCGTCAGGTTCTTCGTCGTCTGATGCTCCTCTCGGAGGGCAGGCAGTACAGGGAGGCTGCTGGCGTGGTGGGCAGACTGGGTCCCTCGGTTCTCAGATCAGTGATCGCCGAGCTTCCGCTGGACCTGCTGCTGGAGCACCTGCCTCACAGTGCCTATCTTTTGGAGTCTTTCTTTACCAG ATTGACCACCCTGAATACCACTCCCAAGCCAGATGTGCCTAGTGAAACGGTGGCCTGGCAATTGGTGCGTCTGTTCGCTAATCCGCATGAATCGGGACTCCGGCAGAGATGCACTCGACTGCTCCAGGCCTTGGCTCAGTACGAACCAGGGCTCCGGCAGACTTTGAGGGAAAGGAGACGTAGTTTTGATAACGCTGTACAAGGTCTTGGGGTCCATGGGCTCACCACCGATGCCTCTGGTCAGCTTATTTCCCTACATGTAGCCCTGAAAACCGAACTGCAACGCCATGTGGATACCTACAAGATGGCCATTCAtaagctggaggagctgagcATGGTGACGGTCAACCAAGACCCTGCTCACTCCTCCCACCAACGATTGTTGGCTATCAATTATGGGGACATTCAGCAGCGACTGATCGACAACAAGACCCTGCTCACAATGCTGGACAAGCCGGCTCTGAAGCAGCTGCAAACGCTGGTCGAGAATCTCAGCACGCGGGTGGAGAACGACAAGGAGGTGCTCACCTGCGTGGGTCAGGTGCGTCGTCTGGACTCACAGGCGCTCGTGGAGAAGCGCCCTGCCGCCGGTCTGCTGATGAACTTCTCCCGCGGTTGCGAGGTGGTTCTCAATATGATGGGTCCTGAGGGAGGTCCTCCGGGATCCTCCCACTCCATTGGAAAGAACACTTCCCCAGGCGGCGCCAGcacgagcagctgcagcgatGGATACCATTCCGACGACTCTGGAAGCGATGACGGCAG CGAAATGGTGTCGCTCTATCGGAATCTCTACGTCGAGAACCGAGCGGACGCCTTGGAGGCGTTGGACAGTCTTCCCCAGATAAAACACGCGCACAGCCTCAAGGGGAAGATACTCTTCTCCATGATCGTG CTCTCCTTCCGCCTGTGCCACGGGATGCGGGAGCGGAAGGTCCTGGAAGTTCGGCGGGTTCTGAATTGCCCCTTGGACAGTAGCAGTGAGACCACCTTGTCCCTGGACAGATCCGTTCGACAGCACCTCTTCGAGACCGCCGAAAGTTTCCCGCTGGGCGAGATCGAGCGGTCGGTGTTCAACCAGGTGCTATCTACTCTGCACGAGTACCCCTGCCTGGAGTCCTGCCCCCCGTTGACGCACTACGTCAGTGCCTGTGTCCGCCTGGCCTGGAGGATGATCAACCAGAAGGCGCCCTACTACCTGGACATGGACTTTAACCTGG GCTTCCTGAGGCCCGAGAAACACGAGCGGCATCCCCAGGCGGACCGGCGATCGGATCTGATAAAGGCCTTCCTCTGGCCCGCCCTGATGCAGAACAACCAGTGCGCCTTCAAGGCGGTAGTGGCCACCTGA
- the LOC6730186 gene encoding uncharacterized protein LOC6730186 isoform X2, whose product MQLILVATLLCLALGSCSASISGPFIFWGHSRVSSLQNQALVESSSRELPLTQLFTEAKAIVVFVRNSTNRLEGTRYPKFQNLVKSGAWTYLPQRSLAAEPFGLNANIEVVSLSGHGEEDDSEILLAYNEAVNTYGRGEVLGILGSREEEAHFLAKREAAPGGEEEEKTKAAEGSEETEASFIYVAEGNKAVLSLNGPLELRLTNDTLKLEEHIKQITFDDQRAKGYGRLSITFMHSGEKCTLRFKFSLIRGSWTLRNVEVEYRELKSVLVARGDEYTLPSAPLGFSYRCSAESVNFLNPARNETIQSLLLSDFQVQPWLNGRPEYGEVYDCIGFVSAPILAGLFVVTLLLGILGLGISAMLSMHTPNRFESSRSKQSRAAMFIQITYVAFKPLALFTLAIEFFLIHLLFVLIVLYVYVLWYY is encoded by the exons ATGCAGCTGATTCTCGTTGCGACCTTGCTGTGCCTGGCACTCGGCAGCTGCAGTGCATCCATAAGTGGGCCGTTCATCTTCTGGGGCCACTCCAGGGTATCCAGTCTGCAAAACCAGGCCTTGGTGGAATCGAGCAGCAGGGAGCTGCCGCTGACGCAACTTTTCACAGAGGCCAAGGCAATCGTGGTCTTCGTGCGCAACTCTACCAACCGACTGGAGGGCACCAGGTATCCCAAGTTCCAGAATCTCGTTAAGAGCGGTGCCTGGACCTATCTGCCACAGAGGAGTCTAGCGGCAGAACCCTTCGGCTTGAACGCCAACATTGAA GTGGTAAGCCTCTCGGGACACGGAGAAGAAGATGACTCTGAGATTCTGTTGGCCTACAACGAAGCCGTGAACACCTACGGTCGCGGTGAAGTGCTGGGCATCTTGGGCAGCCGCGAGGAGGAGGCCCACTTCCTGGCCAAGAGGGAGGCTGCTCCAGGTggtgaggaggaggagaaaaCAAAGGCTGCTGAAGGTTCGGAGGAGACCGAGGCCAGTTTTATCTACGTGGCCGAGGGCAACAAGGCAGTGCTTAGTCTCAACGGACCCCTGGAGCTCCGGCTGACCAATGACACCCTGAAACTGGAGGAGCACATCAAGCAGATCACCTTCGATGATCAACGGGCCAAGGGATACGGTCGATTGAGCATCACCTTCATGCATTCAGGGGAGAAGTGCACGCTGCGATTTAAATTCTCATTGATCCGGGGATCCTGGACGTTGCGCAATGTGGAGGTGGAGTACCGGGAGCTGAAGAGTGTCCTGGTGGCCCGTGGTGATGAGTACACACTGCCTTCCGCACCGCTGGGATTCTCGTACCGCTGTTCAGCGGAAAGCGTTAACTTCCTGAATCCCGCCCGGAATGAGACAATCCAGAGTCTCCTCCTCAGTGATTTCCAGGTGCAGCCGTGGCTCAACGGACGACCGGAGTATGGCGAGGTGTACGACTGCATAGGATTCGTGTCGGCACCCATCCTGGCAGGACTCTTCGTCGTGACCCTGCTCCTTGGCATCCTGGGACTCGGCATATCCGCCATGCTCAGCATGCACACGCCCAACCGATTCGAGAGTTCGCGCAGCAAGCA ATCTCGGGCAGCCATGTTTATCCAGATCACCTACGTGGCTTTTAAGCCCCTGGCTCTGTTCACCCTGGCCATCGAGTTCTTTCTCATCCACCTGCTATTCGTGTTGATCGTGCTTTACGTGTATGTGCTATGGTATTACTGA
- the LOC6730186 gene encoding uncharacterized protein LOC6730186 isoform X1, whose protein sequence is MQLILVATLLCLALGSCSASISGPFIFWGHSRVSSLQNQALVESSSRELPLTQLFTEAKAIVVFVRNSTNRLEGTRYPKFQNLVKSGAWTYLPQRSLAAEPFGLNANIEVVSLSGHGEEDDSEILLAYNEAVNTYGRGEVLGILGSREEEAHFLAKREAAPGGEEEEKTKAAEGSEETEASFIYVAEGNKAVLSLNGPLELRLTNDTLKLEEHIKQITFDDQRAKGYGRLSITFMHSGEKCTLRFKFSLIRGSWTLRNVEVEYRELKSVLVARGDEYTLPSAPLGFSYRCSAESVNFLNPARNETIQSLLLSDFQVQPWLNGRPEYGEVYDCIGFVSAPILAGLFVVTLLLGILGLGISAMLSMHTPNRFESSRSKQLTFTIQE, encoded by the exons ATGCAGCTGATTCTCGTTGCGACCTTGCTGTGCCTGGCACTCGGCAGCTGCAGTGCATCCATAAGTGGGCCGTTCATCTTCTGGGGCCACTCCAGGGTATCCAGTCTGCAAAACCAGGCCTTGGTGGAATCGAGCAGCAGGGAGCTGCCGCTGACGCAACTTTTCACAGAGGCCAAGGCAATCGTGGTCTTCGTGCGCAACTCTACCAACCGACTGGAGGGCACCAGGTATCCCAAGTTCCAGAATCTCGTTAAGAGCGGTGCCTGGACCTATCTGCCACAGAGGAGTCTAGCGGCAGAACCCTTCGGCTTGAACGCCAACATTGAA GTGGTAAGCCTCTCGGGACACGGAGAAGAAGATGACTCTGAGATTCTGTTGGCCTACAACGAAGCCGTGAACACCTACGGTCGCGGTGAAGTGCTGGGCATCTTGGGCAGCCGCGAGGAGGAGGCCCACTTCCTGGCCAAGAGGGAGGCTGCTCCAGGTggtgaggaggaggagaaaaCAAAGGCTGCTGAAGGTTCGGAGGAGACCGAGGCCAGTTTTATCTACGTGGCCGAGGGCAACAAGGCAGTGCTTAGTCTCAACGGACCCCTGGAGCTCCGGCTGACCAATGACACCCTGAAACTGGAGGAGCACATCAAGCAGATCACCTTCGATGATCAACGGGCCAAGGGATACGGTCGATTGAGCATCACCTTCATGCATTCAGGGGAGAAGTGCACGCTGCGATTTAAATTCTCATTGATCCGGGGATCCTGGACGTTGCGCAATGTGGAGGTGGAGTACCGGGAGCTGAAGAGTGTCCTGGTGGCCCGTGGTGATGAGTACACACTGCCTTCCGCACCGCTGGGATTCTCGTACCGCTGTTCAGCGGAAAGCGTTAACTTCCTGAATCCCGCCCGGAATGAGACAATCCAGAGTCTCCTCCTCAGTGATTTCCAGGTGCAGCCGTGGCTCAACGGACGACCGGAGTATGGCGAGGTGTACGACTGCATAGGATTCGTGTCGGCACCCATCCTGGCAGGACTCTTCGTCGTGACCCTGCTCCTTGGCATCCTGGGACTCGGCATATCCGCCATGCTCAGCATGCACACGCCCAACCGATTCGAGAGTTCGCGCAGCAAGCAGTTGACCTTCACCATTCAGGAGTAA
- the LOC6730187 gene encoding uncharacterized protein LOC6730187 has protein sequence MAPGGRQLLWMASVCWIASLMSGADAQHLIAYISQRGLHGEITFRQMNATTVEIKANLEATLQYPDQVWSWGVRRFPVDYSNTDPDERCELSRLGSQVLSFDEDLEYLVLPGNETSSWERNMQLIGDRGIWGKSLVLTEVNANARICATITTIQSSVEHMAEARFNTPVAGSVHFRWLAPAEGAVGDTLIYSDLYHIRAQPAALEEDRSQAGPFTQHHWKIYVTDIFKHDHHRTEDNCNFLQQVFDPQGSGAGKGIGDLDARLGRIGVAKNALRSPQRSVFRDAQLALLPSDLTIPHRTLYLVLFDNQHPDSYLACTKIRHVQPLTHKTFINSGGVKGEVTFMQRSKFDPTFLNFTLGAPLSQHVSRKFAEDVAAFRIHSLPPVPSRMGHEDYCLTTGYMHNPREISENIPPPGYGTQEQYPVGDLSGKLQGRNKGYWHQYVLPGTSSELNGLYWDVFLPLQGRHSIAQRSLVIYTFNRSNVTNITKMIWGCSSLSQYQRNGIYQQNMVTAQVLFRYPVVGRVIFRQTAEQPWQDTTVLFEYLIQADGSTQNTTHDHRWAIHSNAPGKDFYDWQQRCISAGPVYNPFRVDWGNRSVDDFCRPSLASMCRVGTMDARSGTLTIAGGRRVAQKISRKMFVDGNLPLSGRHSILGKSLVIYEDSGPKARGERLACSAVIGHFRRKVVAKEWYANGDSLTVSGRVEITQQSEYDVSNVEVQLKGLQDNAGYHIHRTPVEANLAFPCEASTLYGHWNPFDVSPKSSPPPKRGTTDQYEMGDLSGKFGGLEGVTQFEDAYNDTNLPLFGYNSIIGRSVVIQKKQKNARWACSTLERGYSPSEARELRAIASFHHPTGYAYGYIKMTQLIHNDGSQSETVIEVKLRHPGKNDRNSTRNHNWQIFVNPVGVDAAVKPTITRCVAGGYVWNPYYTQLADPLNLDLYEQECSPDNPLRCYVGDVGARLGTIDLGGERVVLTDSNFPLEAPVGAIGRSIVIFGPDHSHERFACANIEPDHNVIKYINLQKPPRFVVAQFLDELRSVMGIPEWMLDVDARKTKELHGGACIQMIIHFKGPLAHRLELDMSRLIAAGRLDAPSLFIPGYVNQKRKATISYRTCGVRDTNEKRTKNFKGGFYSSSSAPTEPKPLVLAFVVIGLAFRFL, from the exons ATGGCTCCAGGTGGACGACAGCTTTTGTGGATGGCTTCCGTCTGCTGGATTGCATCACTAATGAGTGGAG CTGATGCACAGCATCTGATCGCTTATATCTCGCAAAGAGGTCTTCATGGAGAGATCACTTTTCGGCAAATGAATGCCACCACGGTGGAGATCAAGGCCAACCTGGAGGCCACCTTGCAGTACCCCGACCAAGTATGGAGTTGGGGAGTACGTCGTTTCCCCGTGGACTACTCCAATACTGATCCAGACGAACGCTGCGAACTGAGTCGCTTGGGATCCCAGGTCCTGTCCTTTGACGAGGACTTGGAGTACCTGGTACTGCCCGGAAATGAGACCTCCAGCTGGGAGCGCAACATGCAGTTGATTGGGGATCGGGGAATCTGGGGGAAGTCCCTGGTTCTGACAGAGGTCAACGCCAATGCACGGATCTGtgccaccatcaccaccatccAGAGTTCCGTGGAGCACATGGCAGAGGCTCGATTTAATACTCCTGTGGCTGGATCCGTCCATTTCCGCTGGCTGGCCCCGGCGGAGGGAGCTGTAGGGGATACTCTAATCTACTCGGATCTTTACCATATTAGGGCGCAACCAGCTGCTCTGGAGGAAGATAGAAGTCAAGCTGGACCATTCACCCAGCATCACTGGAAGATCTATGTGACAGACATCTTCAAACATGACCACCATCGCACGGAGGACAACTGCAACTTCCTGCAGCAGGTTTTCGATCCCCAAGGAAGTGGAGCGGGCAAGGGAATAGGTGATCTGGACGCACGTCTCGGCAGGATTGGAGTGGCAAAGAATGCCCTTCGTTCGCCACAACGCAGCGTTTTTAGGGATGCTCAGTTGGCCCTGCTGCCCTCGGATCTTACCATTCCCCATAGAACTCTTTACCTGGTTCTCTTTGACAACCAACATCCAGATTCGTACCTCGCGTGCACCAAGATCCGCCATGTCCAACCTTTGACACATAA AACTTTCATCAACTCTGGTGGGGTCAAGGGAGAGGTTACCTTCATGCAGCGCTCCAAGTTCGACCCAACTTTCCTCAATTTCACCTTGGGAGCACCGCTTTCCCAGCATGTGAGTCGCAAGTTCGCCGAAGATGTGGCCGCCTTTCGGATTCACAGTCTGCCGCCGGTGCCTTCCAGGATGGGTCACGAGGACTACTGCCTGACCACTGGGTACATGCATAATCCCCGGGAGATAAGCGAGAACATACCCCCACCCGGTTATGGAACCCAGGAGCAGTATCCCGTGGGCGATCTCTCCGGGAAGCTACAAGGTCGCAATAAAGGTTATTGGCATCAGTATGTCTTACCTGGAACGAGTTCCGAGTTGAATGGCCTCTACTGGGACGTATTCCTGCCCCTTCAAGGTCGTCATAGCATTGCCCAACGGAGTCTGGTCATATACACCTTCAATCGATCTAATGTCACCAATATTACGAAGATGATTTGGGGCTGTTCGAGCCTAAGTCAATATCAACGAAATGGGATCTACCAGCAGAACATGGTTACGGCTCAG GTCCTTTTCCGCTATCCTGTGGTGGGTCGAGTCATATTCCGGCAGACGGCGGAGCAGCCTTGGCAGGATACCACCGTCTTATTTGAGTACCTCATCCAGGCGGATGGATCCACGCAGAATACCACCCACGATCATCGTTGGGCAATCCACAGCAATGCGCCTGGAAAGGACTTCTATGACTGGCAACAGAGATGTATTTCCGCAGGACCTGTGTATAATCCATTCCGAGTGGATTGGGGCAATCGCAGTGTGGATGACTTCTGCAGACCCAGTTTAGCCTCCATGTGCAGAGTGGGTACCATGGATGCCAGATCGGGAACCCTAACCATCGCTGGAGGCAGAAGAGTTGCCCAGAAAATAAGTAGGAAAATGTTTGTAGATGGCAATCTTCCGCTCTCCGGAAGACATAGTATCCTGGGTAAGTCTCTTGTTATCTATGAGGATAGTGGTCCCAAAGCCAGAGGAGAGCGATTGGCTTGCTCGGCCGTGATTGGACACTTCCGGAGGAAAGTGGTGGCCAAGGAGTGGTACGCAAATGGAGATTCGTTGACGGTCAGCGGTCGGGTGGAGATCACCCAGCAATCGGAGTATGATGTCAGCAATGTGGAGGTGCAACTTAAGGGACTTCAGGATAATGCAGGATATCACATCCACAGG ACACCCGTGGAAGCCAACTTGGCGTTTCCCTGCGAGGCATCCACTCTATATGGTCACTGGAATCCTTTCGACGTCAGTCCCAAGTCATCACCTCCTCCTAAAAGGGGAACCACAGATCAGTACGAGATGGGAGATCTGAGTGGAAAGTTCGGAGGTCTTGAGGGAGTAACCCAGTTCGAGGATGCCTATAACGACACGAATCTTCCACTATTTGGATATAACAGTATCATTGGAAGATCTGTAGTTATtcagaagaagcagaagaatgCCCGATGGGCCTGCAG TACTCTGGAGCGTGGCTACAGTCCCAGTGAGGCTAGGGAACTGAGAGCCATTGCCTCGTTTCATCATCCCACTGGATACGCCTATGGTTACATTAAAATGACGCAGCTCATCCACAACGATGGTAGTCAGTCGGAGACGGTGATCGAGGTTAAGCTACGGCATCCGGGCAAAAACGACCGGAACTCTACGAGAAACCACAACTGGCAGATCTTCGTTAATCCCGTGGGCGTTGATGCAGCCGTAAAGCCCACAATTACGCGATGTGTGGCTGGAGGATATGTTTGGAATCCATACTATACCCAGCTGGCGGATCCCCTCAAT CTGGATCTCTATGAGCAGGAGTGCAGTCCGGATAATCCTTTGCGCTGCTACGTTGGCGATGTGGGCGCCCGTTTGGGAACAATAG ATCTTGGAGGTGAACGCGTTGTCCTGACCGACTCCAACTTTCCCCTGGAAGCTCCTGTGGGAGCTATTGGGCGTTCTATTGTGATTTTTGGACCAGATCACTCCCATGAGCGCTTTGCTTGTGCGAATATAGAGCCCGATCATAACGTCATTAAATACATAAACCTACAGAAGCCGCCTCGATTCGTAGT TGCACAGTTTCTGGATGAGTTACGATCGGTGATGGGCATTCCGGAATGGATGTTGGATGTGGATGCGCGTAAAACCAAGGAACTCCATGGTGGAGCCTGCATCCAGATGATCATCCACTTCAAGGGGCCTCTGGCCCACAGATTGGAGTTGGATATGTCTCGATTGATAGCCGCCGGAAGATTGGATGCCCCTAGTCTGTTCATTCCCGGTTATGTAAACCAAAAGCGAAAGGCGACCATATCATATCGTACCTGTGGTGTGAGGGATACCAATGAAAAAC GCACCAAGAACTTCAAGGGTGGCTTTTACTCCTCAAGCTCAGCTCCAACCGAACCAAAGCCATTAGTATTAGCTTTCGTAGTCATTGGCTTAGCCTTTAGGTTCCTCTAA